ATGGACCTGCACATTCCCGCCGGCCAGACCGTGGCCCTGGTGGGCCAGACCGGCGCCGGTAAATCGACCTTGGCCAAGCTGATCGCCCGCTTCTACGACGTCTCCGCCGGTTCCCTGACCCTGGACGGCGTAGACCTCCGCAGCCTCAGCACCACCGACCTGCGGCGGAACATCGTCATGGTCACGCAGGAGGCGTTCCTTTTCAGCGGTTCCGTGGCGGACAACATCGCCCTGGGCCGGCCGGACGCCTCCCGTGAAGAGATTGAGGACGCCGCCCGCGCCGTGGGCGCGCACGGGTTCATCACCCAGCTCCCCGAGGGCTACGACACTGACGTCAACAAGCGTGGCGGCCGCGTCTCCTCCGGCCAGCGGCAACTGATCAGCTTCGCCCGGGCATTCCTCGCCCGGCCGGCGGTGCTGATCCTTGACGAGGCCACCTCCTCGCTGGATATCCCGTCCGAGCGTTTGGTGCAGCACGGCCTGGCGAGGCTGCTGCGCGGAACGTCCGACGGCGGCCCTGAGGCGGGTGCCCAGGGCGCCGGCGATGCGCCCGGAGGCGCCCGGGGCGGCCGCGACAGGGGCGGCGCCGCGGCAGGTACCGGCCGGACGGCGCTGATCATCGCGCACCGGCTCTCCACGGTGGAGACCGCCGACCGGGTCCTGGTGGTCCATGACGGCCGCATCGTGGAGGACGGCACGCCGGCGGATTTGATCGGCGGCGGTGGCCGATTCGCCGACCTCCATGGCGCCTGGAAGGACTCCCTTGTGTAGGCGCGGGTGTAGCGGCAACGGACTCCGAAGGCAGCCGATTTCGCATCCGGGCAGGCATCCGTTATTCTTGTAAAGTTGCTTTTGCAGCGGATCGGGATGTGGCGCAGCTTGGTAGCGCGCGTCGTTCGGGACGACGAGGTCGCAGGTTCAAATCCTGTCATCCCGACCATATGAAAGAGGGTCTCCCCCAGGGAGGCCCTCTTTTTTATGCCCTGCGGTGGCACAGAAAAAGCCCCGAAGCATGATGCTTCGGGGCTCTTCGCCTCCTGCGAGGACTTCTTACATCGGGTTGGGCCAGTTACCGCTGAGCGTGGTGTACGTGGTGTCGGTGGTCTTCTTGCCCTTTTCGACCTTCACCTTTTCGGACATTGGGTTCGGCCAGTTACCACTGGCAACAGCTGCACCAGCGTTATCTGAAATGGAACCGGCGGACAGGACTGCTGGGGCGGCTGCGGAGAATGCCAGGGCGCCGGCCAGGACGGCGGCTGCCGCTATCTTCTTGAACATATGAGTTCCTCAATGCGAGTCGGATTCGTTACAAAGTCAGCACGTCCTTGTTGACACTTATTGTAAAATGGATCCCACAGGGCCTGTCAAGCTTTGCGTACAAAGACAGTCTGCAATAAGGAGGAATCCCGTGGGTAACGGATTCGGGGAAAAGCTTCGAGCCGAGCGACTTGAGCGCGGGCTAACGCAAGCGGAACTCGGCAAGAACCTCTATTCCCCCAGCTACATTTCACTCCTTGAGACTGGCCGCCGCGAGCCCACCGCTGAGGTAATCGACGAACTCGCCCGTCGTTTGGAACTGGCGCCCAAGGCCCTGGAGGCCTGGAGCCAGCCCATCACAGTCAGTGACGCGGAATATGTCCTGGCCGGCCTTTACGCTCGCCAGGCCTGGGACCTCCGCGACTACGAGCTCGCCGCCAGCCACGCGGCCACAGCTGCAAAGATTGCCCTCGAGGGGAAAAACACCAGTGCCTGGTGGAATATGACCTACATGCAGGCTGAGTGCCTGGTGCGGCACGGTGATCTTGTGGAGTGCCAGCGGATCACGGAGCGCCTTATCGAGCACCCAATGGCCCGCGAGTCAGTGGGCCTCGGGGTTCGCGCGCGGCAGATGCTTGCAGCTGTATTGCAGCGACAGGGCCAGTTGTCGGCTGCAGTAGACGAAGCTTTGGAAGCCATGAAGCTTTCCGAACAACTGCCTCCAAGTTCCACAATCATTACCGGCGCGTTGCGTGTCCTCATCGGCGCCTTGGCGGAAAGCGGTCGCCTAAACGAGGCCTGGACGTATTGCCAGTTGCTCGTCAAACAGGTTGATGAAACTACCAATGCGCAGCTTGCCGGCGAGGTGGCCTGGGTCGTGGGCAATGTGGCCTTCATGCGGCATGACTATGCAGAAGGCGTTAAGGAACACGAACGGGCGGCGAAGTTGCTGTCCCCCGCCAATGACATCGAAATGTGGGCCCGGTTCAATAAAGCGTCGGCAGCCGTACGGCTGCAGGCCGGCATCGTGGAGCCGGAGACTCTGGCCTCGATTGAGCGGGCAGAGCTTGCCTTTTCGATCGTCTACGAGATGAAAAGTGATGAACTCGAAGTCGCCTTCATCCGGGCACGGTGGCTCTATCTGACCGGCGACATCGTTGCCGCCATTAACAAACTGCGGGACATCCATGCCCAGCGCGAGGCCCTCGCCAAGCACACGGCCGGCGAGGTTTCCCTGCTGTTGGGCAAATCACTCAAAGCGGCAGGCGAAGCCGACGAGGCCCTTGTGTACTTGCAGGAAGCACAAAAGGCGTTCAGCTCCGCCGGCGCCCAGGATCTGGTCCAGCAGTCCCTGGACGCGATCCTCGAAATCCGGCTGTCCCAAGAGCGCGCCGCTGCCACGGCGAAAAACAACAAGGCCAGCTAGCGCTGGATACGCGAACCGCCTAGGCGAACGTGCGGCCGGTCAGTTTCTCGTAGGCCTCGACATAACGGCTGCGAGTGCGCGCAATGACGTCCTCGGGCAGCGCCGGCGGCGGCGTGTCCGAGCTCTTGTCCCACCCTGACTCGGCCGAGGTCAGCCAGTCGCGGACATACTGTTTGTCGTAGGACGGCTGCGCCTGGCCGGGCTGGTAGGTGGCGGCATCCCAGAAGCGGGACGAATCCGGCGTGAGGACCTCATCGCCAAGGACAATGCCGCCGGAGACCGGGTCGTAGCCAAACTCCACCTTGGTGTCCGCCAGGATGATGCCCCGTTCGCGGGCAATCTTTTCAGCGGTGGAGTAAATCTTCAGGGTCAGGTCGCTCAGCCGTGCCGCGATGTCGTCGCCCACAATGCCCACCACGGCGTCGTAGGTGATGTTTTCGTCGTGGTGGCCCACCTCGGCCTTGGCGGAGGGGGTGAAGATGGGGTGTTCCAGCCGCGAACCGTCCACCAGGCCCTCGGGCAGTGGAATGGCGCAAACCGTGCCGTGCGACTTGTATTCCAGCAGGCCGGTGCCGGTGAGGTAGCCCCGGGCAATGCACTCCACCGGAAACATTTCCAGGTTCTTGCAGATCATGGCCCGGCCTTCCACGGCCGCGGGAACTCCCTCCTCCACGGTGGAGGCCAGCACGTGGTGTTCAACGTCCAACTGCCCAAACCACCACAGGCTCAGCTGGGTGAGGATGCGCCCCTTGTCCGGGATTTCACTGGTCAGGACATGGTCATAAGCGCTGATGCGGTCGCTGGCCACCACCAGGACACAGTCCTGGCCAAGACGTTCGCGGATGGATTCGTCCACCGGCTCGTACAGGTCGCGGACCTTCCCGGAGTAGATGTGCTTCCAGCCGGGCAGGTCAAGGGTGGCCGTGCTGAGGCCGCGCTGCGGTTCCGGTGCGGGAGTTTCAGTCATGTTTATGCCTTCGCCTTCGTGACAGGCAGCGATGCCGTTGCGCGGGACGCAACCTTAATCTCGCCGCGGGCGGCCTTGCGTCCAATATCCGTCCGGAACTGGGAGCCTTCGAGCTGAACCAGTTCAACGCCGTCGTACGCCCGCTCACGGGCCTCCACCAGGTCGCTGCCGAGGGCCACCACGGCGAGCACCCGGCCGCCGGCGGAAACCACTTTGCCCTCGTCGTCGAACGCGGTGCCCGCATGGATCACATGCACCCCTTCGAGCTGATCCACTTTCTTGAGCCCGCGGATGCGATCCCCGGTGCGGGGGGTGTCCGGGTAGTTCTGGGAGGCAACGACGACGGCCACTGCGGTCTCCTTGGACCAGCGCAGCTCATCTGCCTTGTCCAGTTCACCCTTGGCGGCTGCCAGCAGCAGCGCGCCGAGCGGCGTTTTGAGGCGTGCCAGTACCGCTTGGGTTTCCGGGTCGCCGAAGCGGACATTGAATTCGATGACTCGGGTGCCGCGGGATGTCAGGGCGAGGCCAACAAACAGCACGCCCACGAAAGGGGTGCCACGGTGGGCCATTTCGTTCACGGTGGGCTGGGCCACGCGGTCAATGACTTCGTCCACCAGCCCCGGGGGTGCCCATTCAAGCGGGGTGTACGCTCCCATGCCGCCGGTGTTGGGGCCTTCATCGTTGTCGAAGATCCGTTTGAAGTCCTGTGCCGGGGACAGGGCAACGGTGTTGTGGCCGTCGCACAGGACAAAGACGGACACTTCCGGCCCGTCCAGGAACTCTTCGATCACCACGGTGCCGCCGGCGTCGAAGCAGGTCTGCGCGTGGGCCAGGGCTTCTTCGCGGTTGTTGGTGACCACCACACCCTTGCCGGCCGCCAGGCCATCGTCCTTCACCACGTAGGGGGCGCCGAAGGTGTCCAGCGCCGACGCCGCTTCCTCAGCGTTGGTGGCCACCAGGGCCATGGCCGTGGGGACGTCCGCCGCTGCCATGACTTCCTTGGCGAAGGCCTTGGAGGCTTCCAGCTGGGCCGCGGCCTTGCTCGGACCGAAAACGGGAATTCCTGCGGCGCGCACGGCGTCGGACACGCCGGCTGCCAGCGGAGCCTCCGGGCCCACCACCACCAGGTCCACGCCCAGCTTCGTAGCCAGGGCCGCCACGGCATCTGGATCGTTCCCGTCAATCTTGTGGGTGGGTACCAGTTTGCTGATGCCGGCGTTGCCGGGCGCTGCGTGGACCTCGGAGACGTTGGGATCGGCGAGCAGGGAGCGGACAATGGCGTGTTCGCGGCCTCCAGGGCCAATGACGAGTACCTTCACAGTCTCCAAGGGTACTTTGTGCACCCCGCCGTTTCCTAAGGGCGGTTCCTCACCTTCGCGCCCGCCCACCCATCCCTAACCATCCGAAAGGCCGGCCGCGCCGAACCCACACCATGAACAAGCTCCTGAACTGGCTCAAGCAGCCCGCCGCCCTGGCCGCGTTGGCGGGTGTGGCGGCTGCCGCCGTCGTCCTTTCTGTTGCGGAGCTGATCGGCGCGTTCTTTACGGCGCGGGCCACCCCCATCCTTGCCCTCGGGTCCACCTTCATCGACTTCACACCGCTGTGGATGAAGAACTTCGCGGTGGAGACCTTTGGCACCAATGACAAGGCGGCTCTCTTCGTAGGGATGGGCCTGACCATTTTCCTGCTGGCCTGCGCCCTGGGTGTGGTGGCTTACCGCAGGTGGGCGTTGGGCGTAGCCGGCGTGCTGCTGATGGGCGTGGTTATTGTGGCCAGCGTGGTGACCCGGGCCGGCGTCCAGCCGCTGGATGCGATCCCCACGGTGCTGGGCACGGTGGCCGGGCTCGTGGTGCTGCGGCTGCTTGTTGCCCCGCTCTGGCGACTAAAGGCCTGGCCGGAGGCACCTGCGGACACGGGCGCCGAGGAACCCATCCGGCCCGCCGCCAGCCGCCGCCGTTTCTTCGCCGCCGCCGGGATCACCGTGGTGGGGGCCGGAATCGCGGCCACAGGCGGGCGCCTGCTGAGCGCAGCCCGCAGCAACATCATCCAAGCCCGCGAGGCCCTGCAGCTGCCCGTGCCTGTCAAGCCTGCAGCGGCCATCCCCGCCGGCGTGCAGTCCCCGGTGGCCGGCGTGACGCCGTGGCTGACCCCCAATGGCGACTTCTATCGCATCGACACCGCCCTGAGCGTCCCCGAAATCAATGCCGACGAGTGGGAGCTTCGCGTCCACGGCCTGGTGGAGCAGGAGGTCCGGCTAAGTTTCCAGGACCTGCTCGACGCCGACCTCATCGAATCCCACGTAACCCTCACCTGCGTGTCCAACCCGGTGGGCGGCAACCTCGCGGGCAACGCGCGCTGGCTCGGGCTGCCCATCCGCGAGGTCCTCAAGCGGGCCCGGCCCCGGGCAGGTGCAGACATGGTGCTCTCGACGTCGGTGGACGGCTTCAGCGCCTCCACCCCGCTCGAGGTTCTGCAGGATGACCGCGACGCCATGCTGGCGATCGGCATGAACGGCGAGCCGCTGCCGCTGGAACACGGCTATCCGGTGCGCATGGTGGTGCCCGGCCTCTACGGGTTCGTCTCCGCCACCAAATGGGTGGTGGACCTGGAGGTGACCCGCTTCGCCGACAACAAGGCGTACTGGACGCAGCGCGGCTGGTCGGAGCGCGGGCCCATCAAGACGATGGCCCGGGTGGAAGTCCCGAGGTCCTTCGCCAAGGTGCCGGCGGGCCGGGTGGCCATCGGTGGCACCGCGTGGGCCCAGACTCGCGGCATCACCAAGGTGGAAGTCCAGATCGACAACAACCCCTGGGCCGAAGCCGTGCTGTCCGGCGAGGCCTCCTTGATCACGTGGCGCCAGTGGTCCTTCGACTGGGATGCCACGCCCGGGCCGCACTACATCAAGGTCAGGGCCACCGACGGCGCGGGTGAGGTGCAGACGGACCGGCGGGCTGATCCTGTCCCCGACGGCGCCTCAGGCTGGCAGTCGGTGATGGTCACCGTGGAGTAGCCGGGAAATCGACCCGAGCGCCCCTAGACTGGCAACATGCCGCACAACCCGCACGCCACTTTCACCGTGGACTCCGCCGTCGAACTTGCCGTCGTTGAACGCAGTGGCTTTGTGGAGTCCCGGCACATCGGCTCCGCCGTTGTCTTGTCCGCGGACGGCTCCGTTGTCACCGAACTTGGCGACATCAGGACCCCGCTTTATGCCCGGAGCTCGCTCAAACCGCTCCAGGCGCTGGCGTCCATGCAGTCCGGTGTTCCGCTGCGCGGCGCGCAGGTGGCCGTGGCCTGCGGCAGCCACGTCGGTTCCCTGGACCACATGGATGTGGTGGAAGGGATGCTGAAGGCCGCCGGCGTGAAAGAGGAACAACTGCAGTGCCCCGCAGCGTGGCCGCAGGATGAGACGGCCCGCAACTGGCTGCTGCGCTCGGACAAGGGCCGGTCCAAGCTGGCCTTCAACTGCTCCGGCAAACACGCCGCGTTCCTGTGGGCGTGCACCGAAAACGGCTGGGATACCCACAGCTATCTCGAGCCGAACCATCCCCTCCAGCAGCGCGTCCGCAGTGTGATTGAGGAATACAGCGGTGAGCGGATCGCCCACCTGGGCATCGACGGGTGCGGGGCTCCCGTGGCCGCCATTTCGCTGACCGGGCTGGCCCGCGCCTTTTCGATGCTGGCCAAGGCCCCGGGCGACAAGCACTCCAACGCCCGCGCCGCCACCATCGCCACGTCCATGCTGGACTACCCTTGGGCCGTCCAGGGCCGGGGCGAAGCGAACACTGTGGTGATGGACGAACTGGGCATCATCGCCAAGATCGGCGCCGAGGGAGTCCTGGCCATGGCCACACCCCAGGGCGTCTCCGTGGCCATCAAAATTTTGGACGGCAGCCTCCGGGCCACCTCCCTGGTGGGGCTGACCTTGCTCGCCGCCGCCGGCGCCGTGGACATCCCCGGCGTCTCCAGCGTCCTGGAAAAAGTAGTGGACCCCGTGATGGGCGGCGGTCACCCGGTGGGCAAAATCCGCCTGGGCCCGGCCGTGTCCGCCCTCCTGGACTGAGCATGGCCACCGCGCGCCGCCGGATCGGCACTGAAGAAGGAACAGCGGCACTGGCCGCGTGGCGGGAAGCCGCCGCATCGCCGTCGGACGCTCCGCTCCCCCGCACTGTCACCGCAACTGCGGTGCGCTACTCGCTGGAGGAGCTGACCGCCCGCGCGCCGGGCAATTCGGTGGAAGTGCGGGTACCGCCCTTCGGCGTCACCCAGTGTGTGGAGGGTCCCCGGCACACACGCGGCACCCCGCCGAACGTGATCGAGTGCGACGCCGCCACCTGGCTGTCGCTGGTAACCGGCCGGTTGACGTGGGCGGACGCAGTGGCGGCGCACCGGGTGGCGGCCTCCGGACTGCGGGCAGACCTCTCAGCCCTCCTGCCGCTGTAAGGGCCGGTGGAGGTGACTAACGGGTCCGAACCGAAGAAGTAAGTACGCTGACTAATTTCCTTGTGCAGGGACAGTCCCGGAACCTAGCGTAGGAAGGGACAGAGTGAACCGACCCACAGGGAGGAGGCGCCGCCATGGCGCTGTACCAGCCGGAGCCCGTTGAGATTTCCACCCGGATGCGTCCGGGGGAATGGACCCATGCCAGCCTGGCCGAACTGGTGGCGGGCTACCGGGAGCGAATCCTGGCCATGGGCGCTACCGCTTCGGAAGTGGTGGAGGAAGTCGAAAAGTACGACGACGGGTCCGTCGCCGTGAACGTCTCCTGGGTCAAGGCCGACCTCGCCGAGGACGCCGGCTTCACCCGGGAGGACGCTGGCTTTACCCGGCAGGACGCGGACAGCGCCGACGGCCGGCGGGCCTAGGTGCCAGCCCCCGGATTCAGTGCGAGCAGCCTTCCGATGGCGCTCGCCTGCAGGTTGTCGAGCAGATCCCGAGGGCCCGAATAGACCTCCGCGGCGCCAGCGTCCAGCAACTCAGCGGCACTCCGGCCGCCGCATGTGACGCCGATGGAGGGAATACCAAGAGCCGCGGCTGCTTTCATGTCCCATACCGCGTCCCCCACATACACGGCCTCCGCGGCCGGGACCTGGACGGCCTCCAGGGCAGCTTCCAGGATGTCCGGCGCTGGCTTGCTTTCCTTGGCATCGTTGGAGCTGGTGGCCGCATGGATAAAGGCGTCCGCGGCGAGCGTCCTGCGGCTTGCTTCCAAGTCCTGCCGCCGCGCGGAGGACGCCAGGGCGACGGCGAGTCCCCCGGCGTGGCACTGCGCCAGCAGGTCCTTCGCGCCGTCAAACGCGGCCAGTGAGGGCCAGTTCAGGGCAAAGACCGCCGCATGACTGGCCATGATTTCCGCATCCGCCTCTTTGTCCCGGTCCGCCGGAAGGAGGGCGTCCACCAGCCGGTCGCCGCCCATTCCCACGCACCAGTGGATGGCCGCCATGGGCACCTCATGGTGGTGCTCGCGGAACGCCTGCCACCACGCCACAGTGTGCAGGTACGCAGAGTCCACCAGCGTTCCGTCAATGTCGAACAGGACAGCGCCCCGCCGCCAAGCGGCGGTGCCGTGACTTTGCGGGCCCATCACCCGACCGCAGTCCGCGGGGCCTTTGAAACCTTCCTGCCCCTGGAAGAGGAGGTGTCCTTTGGCGTGGACGCTGGCCGGACAAGCTCCCGGATCACTGCCCCGGCGCCCTTGCTGCTGCAGTCCCTGATCAGGCCCGTCCCCGCAATTTCGCGGGCCATGGCAATGCCCGCCACCGCGGCGCGTTTCGTGGGAAAGGTCACCGAGATCGCCATCAGGTCACCCGAGCCGTCGAGCATCCTTACCCTGTAGCCGCCGTCGGGGGCATCCACCAGTTCAAAATGTCCGGCCATTTCTTACCACTCCTCATTCAGTCGCGGTCCTGTGCTTAGGGAACTCGCCGCGAGTATTAGTAAGTGTACTTACTTATCGGGCGGAGTTGAAGCACAAGGGCGGGCGCCCGGGAGTTACGGCCCTACCCTGCCTTTCGCGGCGCAATGGGGGTATCACTCCGACGCACGGTGTCCTGGTGCAGTTCCAGGGCGCTTGTCACCAGCGCGAAGTGGCTGAAGGCCTGCGGGGTGTTGCCCAGTTGCCGCTTGGCCGTCACAGCCCATTCCTCACTGAGCAGGCCCACGTCATTGCGCAGTTCCAGCAGCCGCTCGAAGAGCTCCGTGGCTTCGTCGGCCCGGCCGGCACCAAGGAGCGCCTCCACCATCCAGAAGGAGCACGCGAGGAACACGCCTTCGTCCCCCGGCAGCCCGTCGTCGCTGTCTGCCGGACGGTAGCGCAGCACGAAGCCGTCATCGGTGAGCTCGCGCTGGATCGCGTCAATGGTCCCCACCACCCGGGGATCATCGGGCGGCAGGAAACCGACCCGCGGAATCAATAACAGGCTGGCATCGAGTTCCGGCCGGCCATAGGACTGCACAAAGGTGTTGCGCGCGGCGTCGAATCCGTTGGTCATCACTTCCCGGTGGATCGTGTCGCGAAGGGCCTCCCAGCGCTCCACCGGTCCGGGGAGGCCGAAATCGCGCACGCCTTGGACCATGCGGTCCGCCGCCACCCAGGCCATCACCTTTGAATGCGTGAAGTGCCGGCGTGGCCCGCGCATCTCCCACAGCCCGTTGTCCGGCTGGTCCCAGATGGTTTCCAGATGCTGCATGAGGGCAACCTGCAAATCCCAGGACTCATCAGTGTGTTTCAGCAGGGAATTCCGGGTCAGCGACAAACAGTCAAGCACTTCGCCCCAGACGTCGAGCTGAAGTTGCGAGGCAGCGCCGTTACCCGTGCGGACCGGCTTTGAGTTCTCGTAGCCGGCCAGCCAGGGCAGTTCCATCTCCGGCAGCCTTCGCTCTCCGTGGATGCCGTACATGATCTGCAGGTCTGCCGGGTCGCCGGCAACGGCGCGGAGCAGCCAGTTCCGCCAGGCGGCAGCCTCCGCCGTATACCCCGCGGCCAGTAGCGCCTGCAGCGTCAGGGTGGCGTCACGGAGCCAGCAGTAGCGGTAATCCCAGTTGCGGGGCCCGCCGATCTGTTCGGGCAGGGAGGTGGTTACGGCGGCCACGATGCCCCCGGTTGGCGCATAGGTCAAGGCCTTCAGGATCACCAGCGAACGGGTTACCGCTTCCTCGTACTTGCCCTTGTAGCTGCACTGCGAAGCCCAGCCCCGCCAGTACGCCAGCGTGGTTCCCAGCACGTGCTCGGCGTCAACGGTGTGCGGCCGGGGAACATGGCTGGGCGCCCAGGTGAGGACGAAGGGCACGCGCTCCCCCGCCTGCACCGTGAAGTCGCTGACGGAATGCATGTTCTCGCCGTGAACGGGTGCCGTGGTGACGAAGTAGGCGGCGTCCGGACCGGCGATGGCGTGCAGGCCACGTTTGTCCTTCCGCACCCACGGGATGATGTGCCCGTAGTCGAACCGCATCGAAAGTTCGCCGTGCATCCTGACGCTTCCCGATACCCCCTCCACAATCCGGACGATGTCCGCCACTTCGTCCCGCGGCGGCATGAAGTCGATGACCTTGACGGTGCCGTCCGGGGTTTCCCACTCCGTTTCAAGAACCAGGCTGTCTTCCACGTAGCTTCGCCGGGTGCAGGCGCCGCCGCCTGCCGGCGCCAACAGCCAGCGTCCGGCGTCGGGGGTATCAACCAGGGCACTGAAACAGGCCGGGGAATCGAACCGGGGCAGGCAGAGCCAGTCGATGGAGCCTGCCGTGCTGATCAGGGCGGCGGTGTGAAGGTCGCCAACAACTGCATAATCCTCGATGCGCGCCATGTCCTTACCCTGCCATACGGATGGGCCGGGCGTGAGGAGGGGACCCGGACGGCAACACACCCGCCCGCCGGTCCAGTACAGCCCGGTAGCCTGAGTGCAAGGTCCGTCCCCGAACACGGAGGCTCAATCATGCACCCCTCACTCCCGGGACCGGCGTAGCGTGGCCGTGTACATCGGCACGTCCGGTTGGAGTTACGACCATTGGGAGGGTGTCCTGTACCCGCCGGGCCTGCCGCCCCGGGACAGGCTTCAGCACTATGTTGCCCGTTTCAGCACGGTGGAATTGAACGCCAGCTTCTACCGCTGGCCGCGCGATACCTCGTTCGCCAGCTGGCGCCGCCGGCTCCCGGACGGGTTCGCCATGTCCGTCAAGGCACCCCGCGGCCTGACCCACGGCAAGAAGCTGTATCAGCCTGAGGTCTGGCTGGAGCGGATTGCCCGATGCTGGCATGAGCTGGGGGACAAACGGGCCGTCCTGCTGGTCCAGCTCCCGCCGCAGATGGAACGCGATGATGCGCGCCTGGATTATTTCCTCGGCGCGGTCCCGTGGTGGATCCGGGTGAGCGTTGAATTCCGGCACCCCAGCTGGGACCACGAGGACGTTTACGCCCTGCTGGAACGGCACGGCGCTG
The window above is part of the Pseudarthrobacter sp. IC2-21 genome. Proteins encoded here:
- a CDS encoding helix-turn-helix transcriptional regulator, giving the protein MGNGFGEKLRAERLERGLTQAELGKNLYSPSYISLLETGRREPTAEVIDELARRLELAPKALEAWSQPITVSDAEYVLAGLYARQAWDLRDYELAASHAATAAKIALEGKNTSAWWNMTYMQAECLVRHGDLVECQRITERLIEHPMARESVGLGVRARQMLAAVLQRQGQLSAAVDEALEAMKLSEQLPPSSTIITGALRVLIGALAESGRLNEAWTYCQLLVKQVDETTNAQLAGEVAWVVGNVAFMRHDYAEGVKEHERAAKLLSPANDIEMWARFNKASAAVRLQAGIVEPETLASIERAELAFSIVYEMKSDELEVAFIRARWLYLTGDIVAAINKLRDIHAQREALAKHTAGEVSLLLGKSLKAAGEADEALVYLQEAQKAFSSAGAQDLVQQSLDAILEIRLSQERAAATAKNNKAS
- a CDS encoding phosphoribosylaminoimidazolesuccinocarboxamide synthase, which encodes MTETPAPEPQRGLSTATLDLPGWKHIYSGKVRDLYEPVDESIRERLGQDCVLVVASDRISAYDHVLTSEIPDKGRILTQLSLWWFGQLDVEHHVLASTVEEGVPAAVEGRAMICKNLEMFPVECIARGYLTGTGLLEYKSHGTVCAIPLPEGLVDGSRLEHPIFTPSAKAEVGHHDENITYDAVVGIVGDDIAARLSDLTLKIYSTAEKIARERGIILADTKVEFGYDPVSGGIVLGDEVLTPDSSRFWDAATYQPGQAQPSYDKQYVRDWLTSAESGWDKSSDTPPPALPEDVIARTRSRYVEAYEKLTGRTFA
- the purD gene encoding phosphoribosylamine--glycine ligase, whose protein sequence is MKVLVIGPGGREHAIVRSLLADPNVSEVHAAPGNAGISKLVPTHKIDGNDPDAVAALATKLGVDLVVVGPEAPLAAGVSDAVRAAGIPVFGPSKAAAQLEASKAFAKEVMAAADVPTAMALVATNAEEAASALDTFGAPYVVKDDGLAAGKGVVVTNNREEALAHAQTCFDAGGTVVIEEFLDGPEVSVFVLCDGHNTVALSPAQDFKRIFDNDEGPNTGGMGAYTPLEWAPPGLVDEVIDRVAQPTVNEMAHRGTPFVGVLFVGLALTSRGTRVIEFNVRFGDPETQAVLARLKTPLGALLLAAAKGELDKADELRWSKETAVAVVVASQNYPDTPRTGDRIRGLKKVDQLEGVHVIHAGTAFDDEGKVVSAGGRVLAVVALGSDLVEARERAYDGVELVQLEGSQFRTDIGRKAARGEIKVASRATASLPVTKAKA
- a CDS encoding molybdopterin-dependent oxidoreductase codes for the protein MNKLLNWLKQPAALAALAGVAAAAVVLSVAELIGAFFTARATPILALGSTFIDFTPLWMKNFAVETFGTNDKAALFVGMGLTIFLLACALGVVAYRRWALGVAGVLLMGVVIVASVVTRAGVQPLDAIPTVLGTVAGLVVLRLLVAPLWRLKAWPEAPADTGAEEPIRPAASRRRFFAAAGITVVGAGIAATGGRLLSAARSNIIQAREALQLPVPVKPAAAIPAGVQSPVAGVTPWLTPNGDFYRIDTALSVPEINADEWELRVHGLVEQEVRLSFQDLLDADLIESHVTLTCVSNPVGGNLAGNARWLGLPIREVLKRARPRAGADMVLSTSVDGFSASTPLEVLQDDRDAMLAIGMNGEPLPLEHGYPVRMVVPGLYGFVSATKWVVDLEVTRFADNKAYWTQRGWSERGPIKTMARVEVPRSFAKVPAGRVAIGGTAWAQTRGITKVEVQIDNNPWAEAVLSGEASLITWRQWSFDWDATPGPHYIKVRATDGAGEVQTDRRADPVPDGASGWQSVMVTVE
- a CDS encoding asparaginase, with protein sequence MPHNPHATFTVDSAVELAVVERSGFVESRHIGSAVVLSADGSVVTELGDIRTPLYARSSLKPLQALASMQSGVPLRGAQVAVACGSHVGSLDHMDVVEGMLKAAGVKEEQLQCPAAWPQDETARNWLLRSDKGRSKLAFNCSGKHAAFLWACTENGWDTHSYLEPNHPLQQRVRSVIEEYSGERIAHLGIDGCGAPVAAISLTGLARAFSMLAKAPGDKHSNARAATIATSMLDYPWAVQGRGEANTVVMDELGIIAKIGAEGVLAMATPQGVSVAIKILDGSLRATSLVGLTLLAAAGAVDIPGVSSVLEKVVDPVMGGGHPVGKIRLGPAVSALLD
- a CDS encoding sterol carrier family protein; its protein translation is MATARRRIGTEEGTAALAAWREAAASPSDAPLPRTVTATAVRYSLEELTARAPGNSVEVRVPPFGVTQCVEGPRHTRGTPPNVIECDAATWLSLVTGRLTWADAVAAHRVAASGLRADLSALLPL
- a CDS encoding HAD family hydrolase, encoding MGPQSHGTAAWRRGAVLFDIDGTLVDSAYLHTVAWWQAFREHHHEVPMAAIHWCVGMGGDRLVDALLPADRDKEADAEIMASHAAVFALNWPSLAAFDGAKDLLAQCHAGGLAVALASSARRQDLEASRRTLAADAFIHAATSSNDAKESKPAPDILEAALEAVQVPAAEAVYVGDAVWDMKAAAALGIPSIGVTCGGRSAAELLDAGAAEVYSGPRDLLDNLQASAIGRLLALNPGAGT
- a CDS encoding YegP family protein, producing MAGHFELVDAPDGGYRVRMLDGSGDLMAISVTFPTKRAAVAGIAMAREIAGTGLIRDCSSKGAGAVIRELVRPASTPKDTSSSRGRKVSKAPRTAVG
- a CDS encoding glycoside hydrolase family 15 protein; the encoded protein is MARIEDYAVVGDLHTAALISTAGSIDWLCLPRFDSPACFSALVDTPDAGRWLLAPAGGGACTRRSYVEDSLVLETEWETPDGTVKVIDFMPPRDEVADIVRIVEGVSGSVRMHGELSMRFDYGHIIPWVRKDKRGLHAIAGPDAAYFVTTAPVHGENMHSVSDFTVQAGERVPFVLTWAPSHVPRPHTVDAEHVLGTTLAYWRGWASQCSYKGKYEEAVTRSLVILKALTYAPTGGIVAAVTTSLPEQIGGPRNWDYRYCWLRDATLTLQALLAAGYTAEAAAWRNWLLRAVAGDPADLQIMYGIHGERRLPEMELPWLAGYENSKPVRTGNGAASQLQLDVWGEVLDCLSLTRNSLLKHTDESWDLQVALMQHLETIWDQPDNGLWEMRGPRRHFTHSKVMAWVAADRMVQGVRDFGLPGPVERWEALRDTIHREVMTNGFDAARNTFVQSYGRPELDASLLLIPRVGFLPPDDPRVVGTIDAIQRELTDDGFVLRYRPADSDDGLPGDEGVFLACSFWMVEALLGAGRADEATELFERLLELRNDVGLLSEEWAVTAKRQLGNTPQAFSHFALVTSALELHQDTVRRSDTPIAPRKAG